The Candidatus Poribacteria bacterium sequence GCTGCAGCGTCGGATCAGATGTTTACCATCGAAAAAACTGATACCCCAGCAGGCTACCGAGTGCCGGGGAGAGTGAATCTCCACGGTCCTCTAGCAGTCGGCGTCCCCGGTGTGGTGGCAGGATTATGTTTGGCACTTGAGCAATTTGGATCTATGCCACTCGCCGAGGTAACTCAACCGGCCATCAGATCTGCTCGCTACGGTTACGTTCCCAACACCGCCAATCGAGGTGCCATGGCAGGCAACGCGAAACGATGGCTGCAGGATTTTCCAGAAACAGCACGTGTTTTCCTGAAGAATGGTCGAGCACCGAAGCCGGGTGAACGACTTACAAACCCTGATCTCGCCCGAACGTTAGAGGCTATCGCCGAAGGTGGAGTCCCTGCCTTCTATCAGGGGGATATCGCACACAAAATTACCGATTTTATCCAAGAGAGTGGTGGGTGCTTGAGCGCTGAAGATTTTCAAAGCTATACACCGCGGGTGCTTGAGCCGTACGAAATTAGTTATCGGGGATATCGGATCTATACAGCCCCACTCGGTGCCGGAGGATTGAGCACCCTGCAGATGCTCCGGTTAATTGAAGCGTACGATGTTGGAAAGACTTCCCTCGTCGAACGAACCCACCTTCTCGCCGAAGCGATGAAAATCGGTTGGCAAGAACGGCTCAGTCGATTCGGGGATCCCGATTTTGTAGAGATTGATATTTCAGCAGAACTTTCGGATTCATTCGTCGCTAAATTCGCACCGGAGTTGAAAGAGGGTCTGAAATCACCAAAGCCGGGAAGAATTGTGTATTATGAACCGCTTAACTGTACTAGCCACATCTCCACAGCGGATAGCAACGGAAACATGGTGAGTCTCACACAGACGCATGGCGGCGGATTTGGCTCAATGTTTACCGTACCGGGGACAGGGCTGCTGTTTGGTCACGGGGTGGGTCGTTTCGATCCGCGACC is a genomic window containing:
- the ggt gene encoding gamma-glutamyltransferase, which gives rise to MQPRQRKYGTVVGPHPRTANAGMNILQSGGNAVDAAVAAAFTEGVVEPCHNGIAGYGGCMVIYLADQRKVVAIDYNTVAPAAASDQMFTIEKTDTPAGYRVPGRVNLHGPLAVGVPGVVAGLCLALEQFGSMPLAEVTQPAIRSARYGYVPNTANRGAMAGNAKRWLQDFPETARVFLKNGRAPKPGERLTNPDLARTLEAIAEGGVPAFYQGDIAHKITDFIQESGGCLSAEDFQSYTPRVLEPYEISYRGYRIYTAPLGAGGLSTLQMLRLIEAYDVGKTSLVERTHLLAEAMKIGWQERLSRFGDPDFVEIDISAELSDSFVAKFAPELKEGLKSPKPGRIVYYEPLNCTSHISTADSNGNMVSLTQTHGGGFGSMFTVPGTGLLFGHGVGRFDPRPGFANSIAPGKRPLHNMAPMLALRNDAPFATYGIPGGRTIPNNQLSISVNLIDLQMTAQEALDAPRVHNEGAEPIGVEERAGADVLEALRGRGHRVEPQAGIGGPGHAIVLSDDPVVQSGGTDPRGEGRVAAL